ATTTCAATCTTTATTAGCTGATACAAAAGGTTTGTTACCACAAGAAATTGAACAAAGACAAAAACAATATGAATATTATCGCGAAAAGCTCTTGACATTTGATGAAAATTCTGTTAAGAGAGAGAGAGAGAGAGAGAGAGCATATCTCTCTAATTCGTATCTAAACTCTCTTAAAGAAGTTGGAGAAATTGTTAGTGTTAATATATTTGGTGTAGAACATAGATGTTTAGGAGAGATTGGTTCTTTTTTTGGAGGACTTTCTGGAAAAAGTAAAAAAGATTTTATAAATGGAAATTCAAAATTTATAACTTATAAAAATGTGTTTTCTAATTTATCAATAAATTTAGAGATTAAGGAAACAGTTAATATAAATAATGGAGAACAACAAAGAACATTGCAAAGAGGTGATATTATTTTTACAGGGTCATCTGAAATATTGGATGAATGTGGTTTGAGTTCTGTTATAACTGAGTACGTAGATGAAGATTTATATTTAAATAGTTTTTGTTTCTTTCTAAGATTAAATGATTCAAATATTTTATTGCCAAGTTTTAGTAAATATTTATTTCGTTCTGAATATGTTAGGAAGCAAATTATAAAAACCGCATCAGGAGTAACTAGGTTTAATGTTTCTAAAAAACTTATGGAAAAAGTTGATATACTTATTCCATCTATCAAAGTTCAAGAGCATATTGTTTCTATTCTTGATAAATTTGATGATATTGTAAATAATATTTCTAAAGGCTTGCCTAAAGAAATTGAATTAAGACAAAAACAATATGAATATTATAGAGAAAAGTTATTAAGTTTTAATAGATAATTTAAAGTGAGGATATATGAATAATATTAGAGACAGGTTAAAGGGTTCGCTCTACGGATTTGCGATTGGAGATGCAATGGGAGCGACTACTGAATTTATGAGTGTGGCTGAGATAAAAAGTGATTATGGAAAGTTAATTGATATAGTAGGTGGAGGTTGGCTTGACTTAAAGGCTGGAGAAGTTACAGATGATACACAGATGTCAATTTGTGTTATGGAAGTTCTTATGAAAAATGATTTTAAGAATTTTAAGAAAGATGTAGCTGATAGTTTTGTGGCTTGGTATGATACAAAACCTAAAGACATTGGAAATCAATGTAGGAGAGCATTGGCTTTTTATAAGGAGTCTGGAAATTATATTGCAGAGGATAATACTGCTTTGGGCAATGGAAGTCTTATGAGAGCTCTGCCTAGCGCACTATTAAATTCAGAGAAATCCATAGAACTTAATTTTATTCAGGGAGATATTACTCATAATAATGATATTTGTAGAAATATTTTAAAGGAATATACAGAAATTATAAAAGCTCATATTTTAGAAAAGAGAATAAGTTTAAAAAGGAGAGTTCTTTTAGAACCTAAAGGATATATTGTCAATACTTTCAATAATGCTATTTATTGGAGTGAAAAGAAATCTTTTGAAGATTGTATCATTGGTGCTGTAAATCACGGCGGAGATGCAGATACAATTGCAGGGATTGCAGGAAGTATCGCTGGTGCAAAATTTGGATATGAAAGTATTCCTAAAAGATGGGTTGAAAAATTGGATAAAGAAGTAGTGAAGAAATTGGAAGAATTTTTAGAATTTATTTCTAAAACTTATGGAGGGAGTATTTAGATGTCAGAGGAAGCGAGTAAATACAGTGTGTCAACTATTGCTGAGATGACAGGAGGAATTATCTTGGCACATTATGACAAAAATAATAGAGTTGGTGGAGGCTCATATCAAAGTGAAGCTGAGCTTGAAAGAGAGTTGATAGGTAATTTAGTTTCTCAAGGATATGAAAGAGTAAAATTTACAACAAGTGAAGAACTGTATGGTAATTTAAAAGTTCAAATCGAAAGATTAAATAATGTATCATTTTCAAAATCTGAGTGGGAAAGATTTTTAACTGAGTATTTGGATTGTCCAAAGGATGGAATGGTTGAAAAGACAAGAAAAATACAAGAGGACTATATTTACGATTTTACTTTTGATGATGGGCATTTACAAAATATAAAGATTATTGACAAGAAAAATATTCACAATAACTTTTTACAGGTTGTAAATCAAGTTACTGCTGGAGAAAAAAATCAAAATCGTTATGATGTAACTATTTTAGTAAATGGCTTGCCTTTAGTTCATATAGAGCTAAAGAAAAGAGGAGTAAATTTACATGAAGCATTTAATCAAATTCACAGATATAGTAAAGAGAGTTTTAATTTAGATTATTCTCTTTATAAATTTGTGCAAATTTTTGTAATCTCCAACGGAACTTATACGAGATATTTTGCAAACACAACTGCAAAAAATAAAAATAATTATGAATTTACTTGTGAATGGGCTGATGCTAAAAATAAGGTTATTCGTGATTTAGAAGATTTTACCAGAACATTTTTTGAAAAAAGAGTTCTTCTTGAAGTGCTTACAAAATATTGTG
Above is a genomic segment from Parvimonas micra containing:
- a CDS encoding ADP-ribosylglycohydrolase family protein, translating into MNNIRDRLKGSLYGFAIGDAMGATTEFMSVAEIKSDYGKLIDIVGGGWLDLKAGEVTDDTQMSICVMEVLMKNDFKNFKKDVADSFVAWYDTKPKDIGNQCRRALAFYKESGNYIAEDNTALGNGSLMRALPSALLNSEKSIELNFIQGDITHNNDICRNILKEYTEIIKAHILEKRISLKRRVLLEPKGYIVNTFNNAIYWSEKKSFEDCIIGAVNHGGDADTIAGIAGSIAGAKFGYESIPKRWVEKLDKEVVKKLEEFLEFISKTYGGSI